A DNA window from Trichosurus vulpecula isolate mTriVul1 chromosome 2, mTriVul1.pri, whole genome shotgun sequence contains the following coding sequences:
- the TTYH1 gene encoding protein tweety homolog 1 isoform X1 encodes MGGPPPGFRPSGWVHLLHQVPHTNFQLRPVASTFAPQEQDYQQALLLVAALAGLGLAVNLLVLGLYLLRSCCRCRRPKAGPPEASGSPDGGGCVTWSCVAALLLGCAGIGLGFYGNSETSDGVSQLSFSLLHANHTLSSIDRLVSETVERLGSAVRSELTTLEEVMASRTELVAAARGARRQAEAVAQQLGELAFWRGVPLSPIRVAESVSFVEEYRWLAYILLLLLDLLVCLFTLLGLAKQSKWLVIVMTVMSLLVLVLSWGSMGLEAAAAVGLSDFCSSPDPYVLNLTREETGLNPEILHYYFLCNQVVSNPFQERLTLSQRSLASIYSQLQGLEREAVPQFPAAQKPLLALEEMLNVTEGNFHQLVALLHCRGLHKDYGAALRGLCEDSMEGLLFLLLFSLLSALALATALCSLPGAWAHFPPRNQNALSSGSRPSETPSLGWVCYPHLWNRPPTREVSPSLPGFF; translated from the exons ATGGGGGGGCCACCCCCGGGCTTCCGGCCCTCAGGCTGGGTCCACCTGCTCCACCAGGTACCCCACACCAACTTTCAGCTCCGACCTGTGGCCAGCACCTTTGCCCCCCAGGAACAGGACTACCAGCAG gCCTTGCTGCTGGTGGCGGCTTTGGCTGGGCTGGGCCTGGCTGTGAACCTGCTTGTTCTGGGACTCTACCTACTCCGATCCTGCTGTCGTTGCCGCAGGCCCAAGGCTGGTCCCCCGGAAGCCTCAGGCTCTCCAGATGGAGGAGGCTGTGTCACCTGGAGCTGTGTGGCTGCCCTTCTCCTTGGCTG cGCTGGTATCGGGCTCGGTTTCTATGGCAACAGTGAGACCAGCGATGGGGTGTCCCAGCTCAGCTTCTCCCTCCTGCATGCCAACCATACGCTCAGCTCTATCGACCGGCTG GTTTCAGAAACAGTGGAACGCCTGGGCTCCGCAGTTAGGTCTGAGCTGACCACTCTGGAGGAGGTGATGGCCTCGAGGACAGAACTGGTGGCAGCTGCCCGGGGTGCCCGGAGGCAGGCTGAGGCTGTGGCCCAGCAGCTGGGAGAACTGGCTTTCTGGAGGGGTGTGCCCTTGAGCCCAATTCGGGTGGCTGAAAGTGTCTCCTTTGTGGAGGAGTACAG GTGGCTGGCCTACATTCTCCTCCTGCTCCTTGATCTCCTTGTCTGCCTCTTTACTCTCCTTGGGCTGGCTAAGCAAAGCAAATGGCTTGTGATTGT CATGACAGTCATGAGCTTGCTGGTTCTCGTGCTGAGTTGGGGATCCATGGGGCTagaggctgctgctgctgtg GGTCTCAGTGATTTTTGCTCTAGTCCTGACCCCTATGTCCTGAACCTAACTAGGGAAGAAACTGGCCTAAATCCAG AAATCCTCCACTATTACTTCCTCTGCAACCAGGTGGTTTCCAATCCCTTCCAAGAG AGGCTGACCTTGTCCCAGCGGTCTCTGGCCAGCATCTACTCCCAGCTCCAGGGGCTGGAACGTGAGGCAGTTCCCCAATTCCCAGCGGCCCAG AAGCCGCTGTTGGCCCTGGAAGAGATGCTGAACGTGACGGAGGGGAACTTCCACCAGCTGGTGGCGCTGCTGCACTGCCGAGGGCTGCACAAG GACTATGGGGCAGCATTGCGGGGCTTGTGTGAGGACTCCATGGAGGgcctcctcttcctgctcctcttCTCCCTGCTGTCTGCCCTGGCTCTGGCCACGGCTTTGTGCAGCCTGCCTGGTGCCTGGGCCCACTTCCCACCCAG GAATCAAAACGCTTTGTCCAGTGGCAGTCGTCCATCTGAGACTCCCTCCTTGGGCTGGGTCTGCTACCCCCACCTCTG GAACCGTCCACCCACCAGAGAAGTTTCCCCTTCCCTGCCAGGATTCTTCTAG
- the TTYH1 gene encoding protein tweety homolog 1 isoform X2 produces MGGPPPGFRPSGWVHLLHQVPHTNFQLRPVASTFAPQEQDYQQALLLVAALAGLGLAVNLLVLGLYLLRSCCRCRRPKAGPPEASGSPDGGGCVTWSCVAALLLGCAGIGLGFYGNSETSDGVSQLSFSLLHANHTLSSIDRLVSETVERLGSAVRSELTTLEEVMASRTELVAAARGARRQAEAVAQQLGELAFWRGVPLSPIRVAESVSFVEEYRWLAYILLLLLDLLVCLFTLLGLAKQSKWLVIVMTVMSLLVLVLSWGSMGLEAAAAVGLSDFCSSPDPYVLNLTREETGLNPEILHYYFLCNQVVSNPFQERLTLSQRSLASIYSQLQGLEREAVPQFPAAQKPLLALEEMLNVTEGNFHQLVALLHCRGLHKDYGAALRGLCEDSMEGLLFLLLFSLLSALALATALCSLPGAWAHFPPSDDYDDPEDDDPFNPQESKRFVQWQSSI; encoded by the exons ATGGGGGGGCCACCCCCGGGCTTCCGGCCCTCAGGCTGGGTCCACCTGCTCCACCAGGTACCCCACACCAACTTTCAGCTCCGACCTGTGGCCAGCACCTTTGCCCCCCAGGAACAGGACTACCAGCAG gCCTTGCTGCTGGTGGCGGCTTTGGCTGGGCTGGGCCTGGCTGTGAACCTGCTTGTTCTGGGACTCTACCTACTCCGATCCTGCTGTCGTTGCCGCAGGCCCAAGGCTGGTCCCCCGGAAGCCTCAGGCTCTCCAGATGGAGGAGGCTGTGTCACCTGGAGCTGTGTGGCTGCCCTTCTCCTTGGCTG cGCTGGTATCGGGCTCGGTTTCTATGGCAACAGTGAGACCAGCGATGGGGTGTCCCAGCTCAGCTTCTCCCTCCTGCATGCCAACCATACGCTCAGCTCTATCGACCGGCTG GTTTCAGAAACAGTGGAACGCCTGGGCTCCGCAGTTAGGTCTGAGCTGACCACTCTGGAGGAGGTGATGGCCTCGAGGACAGAACTGGTGGCAGCTGCCCGGGGTGCCCGGAGGCAGGCTGAGGCTGTGGCCCAGCAGCTGGGAGAACTGGCTTTCTGGAGGGGTGTGCCCTTGAGCCCAATTCGGGTGGCTGAAAGTGTCTCCTTTGTGGAGGAGTACAG GTGGCTGGCCTACATTCTCCTCCTGCTCCTTGATCTCCTTGTCTGCCTCTTTACTCTCCTTGGGCTGGCTAAGCAAAGCAAATGGCTTGTGATTGT CATGACAGTCATGAGCTTGCTGGTTCTCGTGCTGAGTTGGGGATCCATGGGGCTagaggctgctgctgctgtg GGTCTCAGTGATTTTTGCTCTAGTCCTGACCCCTATGTCCTGAACCTAACTAGGGAAGAAACTGGCCTAAATCCAG AAATCCTCCACTATTACTTCCTCTGCAACCAGGTGGTTTCCAATCCCTTCCAAGAG AGGCTGACCTTGTCCCAGCGGTCTCTGGCCAGCATCTACTCCCAGCTCCAGGGGCTGGAACGTGAGGCAGTTCCCCAATTCCCAGCGGCCCAG AAGCCGCTGTTGGCCCTGGAAGAGATGCTGAACGTGACGGAGGGGAACTTCCACCAGCTGGTGGCGCTGCTGCACTGCCGAGGGCTGCACAAG GACTATGGGGCAGCATTGCGGGGCTTGTGTGAGGACTCCATGGAGGgcctcctcttcctgctcctcttCTCCCTGCTGTCTGCCCTGGCTCTGGCCACGGCTTTGTGCAGCCTGCCTGGTGCCTGGGCCCACTTCCCACCCAG TGACGACTATGACGATCCAGAAGATGACGATCCCTTCAACCCTCAG GAATCAAAACGCTTTGTCCAGTGGCAGTCGTCCATCTGA